Proteins co-encoded in one Pocillopora verrucosa isolate sample1 chromosome 1, ASM3666991v2, whole genome shotgun sequence genomic window:
- the LOC131795850 gene encoding fibroblast growth factor receptor 4-like isoform X2: protein MLETHWLRDARNCLLLLLVTSTLSNLPYAETTKKCNTKAVIPEIEIPSSPPGRTLFVGEALNLTCIARPRSEDELFTRRRIKYIQWYDPQNSPVGVKCINPQLRKELRCTLMLKGLTLAQFGNYTCEAENDYEGYCTRKTVEIGQAFLAPETVEDPKNQTVVAGFNVTLNCTAKGSPMPSITWIKNNDPLAIQSNPRIKYIKTALDDKQIHSQLVIEDAKKEDKGKYHCVANNTVGEKASDPAFLSIEDLAFLAPETVEDPKNQTVVAGFNVTLNCTAKGSPMPSITWIKNNDPLAIQSNPRIKYIKTALDDKQIHSQLVIEDAKKEDKGKYHCVANNTVGEKASDPAFLSIEDLAFLAPETVEDPKNQTVVAGFNVTLNCTAKGSPMPSITWIKNNDPLAIQSNPRIKYIKTALDDKQIHSQLVIEDAKKEDKGKYHCVANNTVGEKASDPAFLSIEDLAKVSLRKDRHRSVSMITALSVFGGTIMTIMCGCTMAFFYRRAGQNSQGNRDEGELYVVCMANKDLAEGIAEDENHNENGSATLVVNNVAPLLDDEKQNTNMRPKGKDPTQDKESADSMLLEGSKIPTPPDVGEKNFRNPIFDQKDQAEKLLNSRSGYLSAQDGRNDVNLIPHQDSGMDSYKRGDQMPTSLNTALEEECAKDVDDLEVLEEVLGEGEYGIVYKGRCGRKNGNVIDVAVKKLKDDASALEKAALLNEIRTLKQAGRHPNIVNLIGAWVHGETVFVVTELVRGGSLESLLKSKDDGSNEYANVCCKLSDRQLLNIALQVALGMQHLEERKCIHRDLAARNVFIDSSKVAKVGDFGLARNISDDGLYIKTSCVKIPWRWSSLESLRDRVYTSKSDVWSFGILLSEIATHGELPYPDIESPLSLVSRLSTGYRMPRPHECSEELYTLMSSCWNENPLMRPSFTDIVNELEYLLREVKRTYINIMEDEITSRVDLK from the exons ATGCTAGAGACACATTGGCTTAGAGACGCTAGAAACTGTCTCTTGCTATTGCTTGTTACCAGTACTCTAAGCAACCTTCCATACGCAGAAACGACAAAGAAATGTAACACCAAGGCTG TGATACCTGAAATAGAGATCCCCTCGAGTCCACCAGGTCGCACACTTTTTGTGGGAGAAGCTCTTAATTTGACTTGTATAGCGCGGCCAAGGTCTGAGGACGAGCTATTTACTAGGAGAAGGATCAAGTATATTCAGTGGTATGATCCTCAGAATAGCCCAGTTGGAGTCAAATGCATAAATCCTCAACTACGAAAAGAACTTCGTTGTACATTAATGCTCAAGGGGTTGACTTTAGCACAGTTTGGAAATTACACTTGTGAGGCAGAAAATGATTATGAGGGATATTGCACGCGAAAAACTGTCGAAATTGGACAAG CTTTCCTAGCACCAGAGACTGTCGAGGATCCAAAGAACCAAACCGTCGTTGCTGGTTTCAACGTAACTTTAAACTGCACCGCCAAAGGTTCTCCCATGCCATCCATCACATGGATAAAAAACAACGATCCACTTGCTATACAGTCCAACCCAAgaataaaatacattaagacTGCCCTGGACGACAAACAAATTCATAGCCAACTGGTAATAGAAGATGCAAAGAaagaagataaaggaaaatatcactgcGTTGCAAATAATACTGTGGGAGAAAAAGCATCCGACCCGGCTTTCTTGTCCATAGAGGATTTAG CTTTCCTAGCACCGGAGACTGTCGAGGATCCAAAGAACCAAACCGTCGTTGCTGGTTTCAACGTAACTTTAAACTGCACCGCCAAAGGTTCTCCCATGCCATCCATCACATGGATAAAAAACAACGATCCACTTGCTATACAGTCCAACCCAAgaataaaatacattaagacTGCCCTGGACGACAAACAAATTCATAGCCAACTGGTAATAGAAGATGCAAAGAaagaagataaaggaaaatatcactgcGTTGCAAATAATACTGTGGGAGAAAAAGCATCCGACCCGGCTTTCTTGTCCATAGAGGATTTAG CTTTCCTAGCACCGGAGACTGTCGAGGATCCAAAGAACCAAACCGTCGTTGCTGGTTTCAACGTAACTTTAAACTGCACCGCCAAAGGTTCTCCCATGCCATCCATCACATGGATAAAAAACAACGATCCACTTGCTATACAGTCCAACCCAAgaataaaatacattaagacTGCCCTGGACGACAAACAAATTCATAGCCAACTGGTAATAGAAGATGCAAAGAaagaagataaaggaaaatatcactgcGTTGCAAATAATACTGTGGGAGAAAAAGCATCCGACCCGGCTTTCTTGTCCATAGAGGATTTAG CAAAAGTGTCACTGAGAAAAGATCGGCATCGTTCAGTCTCCATGATTACTGCGCTTAGTGTGTTTGGTGGCACCATAATGACAATCATGTGCGGGTGCACCATGGCGTTTTTCTATCGACGTGCAGGACAAAATAGCCAG GGTAACAGGGATGAGGGAGAACTTTATGTGGTCTGCATGGCCAACAAAGATTTGGCTGAGGGGATAGCGGAAGATGAGAATCATAATGAGAACGGTTCAGCGACTTTAGTGGTAAATAATGTCGCTCCGCTGTTAGATGATGAAAAGCAAAATACCAATATGCGGCCAAAGGGAAAAGACCCCACACAAGACAAAGAGAGTGCCGATTCGATGCTCTTAGAGGGAAGCAAGATTCCTACTCCACCAGatgttggagaaaaaaatttcagaaatcCCATCTTTGATCAAAAAGACCAGGCAGAAAAGTTGTTAAACTCACGCAGTGGTTATTTAAGTGCTCAAGATGGTCGTAATGATGTCAACTTGATTCCGCATCAAGACAGTGGCATGGATAGCTACAAACGTGGCGATCAAATGCCAACATCTCTTAACACAGCGCTTGAAGAAGAATGCGCGAAAGACGTGGATGATCTCGAAGTGCTTGAAGAAGTACTCGGCGAAGGGGAATATGGAATCGTTTACAAAGGTCGTTGTGGTAGAAAGAACGGAAACGTTATTGATGTTGcagtaaaaaagttaaaag ATGATGCAAGCGCACTTGAGAAAGCCGCGCTGTTAAACGAGATAAGGACTCTGAAACAAGCTGGCCGACATCCGAACATTGTCAATTTAATTGGAGCATGGGTACACGGAG AAACAGTTTTTGTTGTTACTGAATTAGTCCGAGGTGGTAGCCTTGAAAGCCTTTTGAAGAGCAAGGATGACGGAAGTAACGAATATGCAAATGTCTGCTGTAAACTGAGCGACCGACAGCTGTTGAACATTGCACTGCAGGTGGCCTTGGGAATGCAGCATTTAGAAGAGCGGAAG TGCATTCACCGCGACCTTGCAGCGAGAAATGTCTTTATTGATTCAAGCAAGGTGGCAAAAGTTGGAGACTTTGGATTAGCAAGGAACATCTCAGACGATGGATTATACATCAAAACTTCATGT GTTAAAATTCCATGGAGATGGTCGTCTTTGGAATCTCTTCGAGATCGAGTTTATACATCCAAGAGCGATGt TTGGTCGTTCGGCATACTACTTTCGGAAATAGCAACACATG GTGAGTTGCCATACCCTGACATCGAATCACCACTTTCCCTGGTAAGTCGGCTCTCTACGGGTTATCGGATGCCTCGTCCTCACGAATGTTCGGAAGAACT GTATACGTTAATGAGCTCTTGTTGGAACGAGAATCCTTTGATGAGACCTTCGTTTACTGACATCGTGAATGAGCTAGAATACCTCTTAAGAGAAGTAAAG AGGACATATATCAACATCATGGAGGATGAAATCACTAGCAGAGTTGATTTGAAGTAG
- the LOC131795850 gene encoding fibroblast growth factor receptor 4-like isoform X1, which translates to MLETHWLRDARNCLLLLLVTSTLSNLPYAETTKKCNTKAVIPEIEIPSSPPGRTLFVGEALNLTCIARPRSEDELFTRRRIKYIQWYDPQNSPVGVKCINPQLRKELRCTLMLKGLTLAQFGNYTCEAENDYEGYCTRKTVEIGQAFLAPETVEDPKNQTVVAGFNVTLNCTAKGSPMPSITWIKNNDPLAIQSNPRIKYIKTALDDKQIHSQLVIEDAKKEDKGKYHCVANNTVGEKASDPAFLSIEDLAFLAPETVEDPKNQTVVAGFNVTLNCTAKGSPMPSITWIKNNDPLAIQSNPRIKYIKTALDDKQIHSQLVIEDAKKEDKGKYHCVANNTVGEKASDPAFLSIEDLAFLAPETVEDPKNQTVVAGFNVTLNCTAKGSPMPSITWIKNNDPLAIQSNPRIKYIKTALDDKQIHSQLVIEDAKKEDKGKYHCVANNTVGEKASDPAFLSIEDLAKVSLRKDRHRSVSMITALSVFGGTIMTIMCGCTMAFFYRRAGQNSQGNRDEGELYVVCMANKDLAEGIAEDENHNENGSATLVVNNVAPLLDDEKQNTNMRPKGKDPTQDKESADSMLLEGSKIPTPPDVGEKNFRNPIFDQKDQAEKLLNSRSGYLSAQDGRNDVNLIPHQDSGMDSYKRGDQMPTSLNTALEEECAKDVDDLEVLEEVLGEGEYGIVYKGRCGRKNGNVIDVAVKKLKDDASALEKAALLNEIRTLKQAGRHPNIVNLIGAWVHGETVFVVTELVRGGSLESLLKSKDDGSNEYANVCCKLSDRQLLNIALQVALGMQHLEERKCIHRDLAARNVFIDSSKVAKVGDFGLARNISDDGLYIKTSCVKIPWRWSSLESLRDRVYTSKSDVWSFGILLSEIATHGELPYPDIESPLSLVSRLSTGYRMPRPHECSEELYTLMSSCWNENPLMRPSFTDIVNELEYLLREVKVSETGFKPFPTASFLIQLFHFSIHYT; encoded by the exons ATGCTAGAGACACATTGGCTTAGAGACGCTAGAAACTGTCTCTTGCTATTGCTTGTTACCAGTACTCTAAGCAACCTTCCATACGCAGAAACGACAAAGAAATGTAACACCAAGGCTG TGATACCTGAAATAGAGATCCCCTCGAGTCCACCAGGTCGCACACTTTTTGTGGGAGAAGCTCTTAATTTGACTTGTATAGCGCGGCCAAGGTCTGAGGACGAGCTATTTACTAGGAGAAGGATCAAGTATATTCAGTGGTATGATCCTCAGAATAGCCCAGTTGGAGTCAAATGCATAAATCCTCAACTACGAAAAGAACTTCGTTGTACATTAATGCTCAAGGGGTTGACTTTAGCACAGTTTGGAAATTACACTTGTGAGGCAGAAAATGATTATGAGGGATATTGCACGCGAAAAACTGTCGAAATTGGACAAG CTTTCCTAGCACCAGAGACTGTCGAGGATCCAAAGAACCAAACCGTCGTTGCTGGTTTCAACGTAACTTTAAACTGCACCGCCAAAGGTTCTCCCATGCCATCCATCACATGGATAAAAAACAACGATCCACTTGCTATACAGTCCAACCCAAgaataaaatacattaagacTGCCCTGGACGACAAACAAATTCATAGCCAACTGGTAATAGAAGATGCAAAGAaagaagataaaggaaaatatcactgcGTTGCAAATAATACTGTGGGAGAAAAAGCATCCGACCCGGCTTTCTTGTCCATAGAGGATTTAG CTTTCCTAGCACCGGAGACTGTCGAGGATCCAAAGAACCAAACCGTCGTTGCTGGTTTCAACGTAACTTTAAACTGCACCGCCAAAGGTTCTCCCATGCCATCCATCACATGGATAAAAAACAACGATCCACTTGCTATACAGTCCAACCCAAgaataaaatacattaagacTGCCCTGGACGACAAACAAATTCATAGCCAACTGGTAATAGAAGATGCAAAGAaagaagataaaggaaaatatcactgcGTTGCAAATAATACTGTGGGAGAAAAAGCATCCGACCCGGCTTTCTTGTCCATAGAGGATTTAG CTTTCCTAGCACCGGAGACTGTCGAGGATCCAAAGAACCAAACCGTCGTTGCTGGTTTCAACGTAACTTTAAACTGCACCGCCAAAGGTTCTCCCATGCCATCCATCACATGGATAAAAAACAACGATCCACTTGCTATACAGTCCAACCCAAgaataaaatacattaagacTGCCCTGGACGACAAACAAATTCATAGCCAACTGGTAATAGAAGATGCAAAGAaagaagataaaggaaaatatcactgcGTTGCAAATAATACTGTGGGAGAAAAAGCATCCGACCCGGCTTTCTTGTCCATAGAGGATTTAG CAAAAGTGTCACTGAGAAAAGATCGGCATCGTTCAGTCTCCATGATTACTGCGCTTAGTGTGTTTGGTGGCACCATAATGACAATCATGTGCGGGTGCACCATGGCGTTTTTCTATCGACGTGCAGGACAAAATAGCCAG GGTAACAGGGATGAGGGAGAACTTTATGTGGTCTGCATGGCCAACAAAGATTTGGCTGAGGGGATAGCGGAAGATGAGAATCATAATGAGAACGGTTCAGCGACTTTAGTGGTAAATAATGTCGCTCCGCTGTTAGATGATGAAAAGCAAAATACCAATATGCGGCCAAAGGGAAAAGACCCCACACAAGACAAAGAGAGTGCCGATTCGATGCTCTTAGAGGGAAGCAAGATTCCTACTCCACCAGatgttggagaaaaaaatttcagaaatcCCATCTTTGATCAAAAAGACCAGGCAGAAAAGTTGTTAAACTCACGCAGTGGTTATTTAAGTGCTCAAGATGGTCGTAATGATGTCAACTTGATTCCGCATCAAGACAGTGGCATGGATAGCTACAAACGTGGCGATCAAATGCCAACATCTCTTAACACAGCGCTTGAAGAAGAATGCGCGAAAGACGTGGATGATCTCGAAGTGCTTGAAGAAGTACTCGGCGAAGGGGAATATGGAATCGTTTACAAAGGTCGTTGTGGTAGAAAGAACGGAAACGTTATTGATGTTGcagtaaaaaagttaaaag ATGATGCAAGCGCACTTGAGAAAGCCGCGCTGTTAAACGAGATAAGGACTCTGAAACAAGCTGGCCGACATCCGAACATTGTCAATTTAATTGGAGCATGGGTACACGGAG AAACAGTTTTTGTTGTTACTGAATTAGTCCGAGGTGGTAGCCTTGAAAGCCTTTTGAAGAGCAAGGATGACGGAAGTAACGAATATGCAAATGTCTGCTGTAAACTGAGCGACCGACAGCTGTTGAACATTGCACTGCAGGTGGCCTTGGGAATGCAGCATTTAGAAGAGCGGAAG TGCATTCACCGCGACCTTGCAGCGAGAAATGTCTTTATTGATTCAAGCAAGGTGGCAAAAGTTGGAGACTTTGGATTAGCAAGGAACATCTCAGACGATGGATTATACATCAAAACTTCATGT GTTAAAATTCCATGGAGATGGTCGTCTTTGGAATCTCTTCGAGATCGAGTTTATACATCCAAGAGCGATGt TTGGTCGTTCGGCATACTACTTTCGGAAATAGCAACACATG GTGAGTTGCCATACCCTGACATCGAATCACCACTTTCCCTGGTAAGTCGGCTCTCTACGGGTTATCGGATGCCTCGTCCTCACGAATGTTCGGAAGAACT GTATACGTTAATGAGCTCTTGTTGGAACGAGAATCCTTTGATGAGACCTTCGTTTACTGACATCGTGAATGAGCTAGAATACCTCTTAAGAGAAGTAAAGGTGAGTGAAACTGGATTTAAGCCATTCCCTACTGCTTCCTTCCTCATtcaacttttccatttttcaattcattaCACTTGA